A single window of Danio rerio strain Tuebingen ecotype United States chromosome 15, GRCz12tu, whole genome shotgun sequence DNA harbors:
- the serpinh1b gene encoding serpin H1b precursor has product MWVSSLIALCLLAVAVSGEDKKLSTHATSMADTSANLAFNLYHNVAKEKGLENILISPVVVASSLGMVAMGSKSSTASQVKSVLKADALKDEHLHTGLSELLTEVSDPQTRNVTWKISNRLYGPSSVSFAEDFVKNSKKHYNYEHSKINFRDKRSAINSINEWAAKTTDGKLPEITKDVKNTDGAMIVNAMFFKPHWDEKFHHKMVDNRGFLVTRSHTVSVPMMHRTGIYGFYEDTENRFLIVSMPLAHKKSSMIFIMPYHVEPLDRLENLLTRQQLDTWISKLEERAVAISLPKVSMEVSHDLQKHLGELGLTEAVDKSKADLSNISGKKDLYLSNVFHASSLEWDTEGNPFDPSIFGSEKMRNPKLFYADHPFIFLVKDNKTNSILFIGRLVRPKGDKMRDEL; this is encoded by the exons ATGTGGGTATCCAGCCTCATTGCTCTGTGCCTTTTGGCTGTGGCCGTGTCCGGTGAGGACAAAAAGTTGAGCACTCATGCAACCTCCATGGCAGACACCAGCGCCAATCTGGCCTTCAATCTCTACCACAATGTGGCTAAAGAAAAGGGTCTCGAGAACATCCTCATCTCACCTGTGGTGGTGGCATCTTCTCTTGGTATGGTGGCAATGGGAAGCAAGTCCTCCACTGCATCCCAGGTGAAGAGCGTCCTGAAGGCTGACGCTCTGAAAGACGAGCATCTGCATACGGGCTTATCAGAGCTTCTGACTGAGGTCAGTGACCCGCAGACCCGCAATGTGACGTGGAAAATCAGTAACAGGCTGTACGGCCCCAGCTCTGTCAGCTTTGCTGAAGACTTTGTTAAGAACAGCAAGAAGCACTACAACTACGAGCACTCCAAAATCAACTTCCGCGACAAGAGAAGTGCTATTAACTCCATCAATGAGTGGGCCGCCAAGACAACTGATGGAAAGCTGCCAGAAATTACAAAGGATGTGAAAAACACAGACGGGGCTATGATCGTCAATGCTATGTTCTTCAAAC CCCACTGGGATGAGaagttccaccacaagatggttGACAACCGTGGTTTCCTGGTGACCCGCTCTCACACAGTCTCTGTCCCAATGATGCATCGCACAG GAATCTACGGCTTCTATGAAGACACGGAGAACAGGTTTCTAATAGTCAGCATGCCTTTGGCGCATAAGAAGTCCAGCATGATTTTCATCATGCCGTACCACGTGGAGCCTCTGGATCGGCTGGAGAATCTTCTCACCCGCCAGCAGCTGGACACCTGGATTAGCAAACTTGAGGAGAGAGCGGTCGCCATCTCTTTGCCCAAAGTGAGCATGGAAGTCAGCCACGACCTTCAG AAACATCTTGGAGAACTCGGTCTCACTGAAGCTGTGGACAAGTCTAAGGCAGATCTGTCCAACATTTCCGGCAAGAAAGACCTTTACCTCTCCAATGTCTTCCATGCCTCCTCCTTGGAGTGGGACACAGAGGGAAACCCATTTGACCCCAGCATTTTCGGCAGTGAGAAGATGAGGAACCCCAAGCTCTTTTACGCCGACCATCCCTTCATTTTCCTTGTGAAAGACAACAAGACCAACTCCATCCTTTTTATTGGCAGGCTAGTTCGCCCTAAGGGTGATAAGATGAGAGATGAATTGTAA